A section of the Mesobacillus jeotgali genome encodes:
- the cyoE gene encoding heme o synthase, which produces MSNSKAFSEAVIENGQPAVVEKSMMKDFLALIKVGIVNSNAMTTFTGLWLALHFSGARFLDSIDLILATLIGSSLIVAGSCSLNNYIDRDIDHLMERTKDRPTVTGKVQPGKVALMSFLLIGIGTGFLLTTTITAAVIGLFGVFSYVVLYTLWSKRQYVSNTIVGSISGAVPPLIGWAAVDANLDIMAWMLFAIVFAWQPPHFYALAMRRAEEYRAAGIPMLPVVKGFKATKRSIYLWITALLPLPFFLPELGMPFMILATILNIGWIVLGIYLEKLKDDIKWAKLMFVYSLQYLTVMFVAMVIVTLI; this is translated from the coding sequence ATGTCTAATTCAAAAGCTTTTTCAGAAGCTGTAATAGAAAACGGACAGCCTGCAGTCGTGGAGAAATCGATGATGAAAGATTTTCTTGCATTAATTAAAGTGGGAATTGTAAATTCAAATGCGATGACGACTTTTACTGGGTTATGGCTTGCGCTTCATTTTAGCGGTGCGCGATTCCTGGACAGTATTGATTTGATTCTTGCTACATTGATTGGTTCATCCTTGATTGTGGCAGGTTCCTGCAGCCTGAATAACTATATCGACCGGGATATCGACCATTTAATGGAGAGGACAAAAGACAGGCCGACTGTAACCGGGAAAGTCCAGCCGGGTAAAGTAGCTTTGATGAGCTTCCTGTTGATTGGGATTGGCACGGGATTTTTGCTTACAACTACCATTACAGCTGCTGTAATTGGACTGTTTGGAGTTTTTAGTTATGTAGTTCTGTATACTTTATGGTCAAAGAGACAATATGTATCCAACACAATTGTTGGAAGTATCTCGGGAGCAGTACCGCCATTAATTGGCTGGGCAGCTGTTGACGCAAATCTCGATATAATGGCTTGGATGCTTTTTGCCATCGTTTTTGCATGGCAGCCTCCCCATTTCTATGCATTGGCCATGAGGAGAGCAGAAGAATACAGGGCAGCCGGAATTCCAATGCTTCCAGTTGTCAAAGGATTTAAAGCGACAAAAAGATCTATTTACCTTTGGATCACCGCTTTGCTTCCATTACCATTCTTCCTTCCTGAACTGGGAATGCCGTTTATGATCCTGGCAACCATCCTGAATATTGGCTGGATCGTATTGGGAATCTATCTTGAAAAGCTTAAAGATGATATAAAATGGGCAAAACTGATGTTTGTATACTCATTACAATACTTAACAGTCATGTTTGTCGCTATGGTAATTGTCACACTCATCTAA
- the coxB gene encoding cytochrome c oxidase subunit II encodes MKMLAKWRLLSLFTLMALVLSGCGEPYLSTLRPAGEVAQSQYELMLLSTAIMVGVIAVVTIIFIYVVMKFRRKNDNEVPKQVEGSHKLEILWTVIPILLLLILAVPTVAATFKLADVSPMEKKNAEGKTDALVVNVRANLYWWEFEYPNEEVITSQELVVPTDEKVYFNLKASDVKHSFWIPSVGGKMDTNTDNVNKFWLEFDSKGADEAGGLFYGKCAELCGPSHALMDFKVKAMPRAEFDQWVAGMQAVKEPAKAESAAAQQGQEIFNNSCIGCHAVTPANTAPEAARVGPNLTNFGERSRVAGVLDHSPENLKKWLEDPEAYKPGNKMTGKYPELSTEELDALTEYLMGLKVQK; translated from the coding sequence ATGAAGATGCTTGCTAAATGGCGTCTGCTGTCATTGTTCACTTTGATGGCATTAGTCTTGTCCGGCTGTGGTGAGCCATACCTGTCTACATTAAGACCTGCAGGTGAAGTTGCTCAATCCCAGTATGAACTCATGTTATTGAGCACGGCGATTATGGTGGGAGTAATTGCTGTCGTCACGATCATTTTTATTTATGTTGTTATGAAATTCCGCAGGAAGAATGACAACGAAGTTCCAAAGCAGGTTGAAGGAAGCCACAAGCTTGAGATCCTTTGGACTGTTATCCCGATCTTATTGCTACTCATTCTTGCAGTTCCTACAGTTGCTGCGACATTCAAACTTGCGGATGTTTCTCCTATGGAAAAGAAAAATGCCGAAGGAAAGACGGATGCCCTAGTGGTTAATGTCCGAGCTAACCTTTATTGGTGGGAATTCGAATATCCAAATGAAGAAGTCATCACTAGCCAGGAGTTGGTAGTGCCAACAGATGAAAAGGTTTACTTTAACCTTAAGGCATCTGATGTTAAGCACTCTTTCTGGATTCCTTCCGTTGGAGGAAAGATGGATACCAATACGGATAACGTCAATAAATTCTGGCTTGAGTTTGATAGCAAAGGTGCAGACGAAGCTGGCGGCCTTTTCTATGGAAAATGTGCTGAGCTATGCGGACCTTCACACGCATTGATGGACTTCAAAGTAAAGGCAATGCCTCGCGCTGAATTCGATCAATGGGTAGCAGGCATGCAAGCAGTAAAAGAACCTGCAAAGGCTGAAAGTGCAGCTGCACAGCAAGGACAGGAAATCTTCAATAACAGCTGTATCGGGTGCCATGCCGTTACTCCGGCAAACACTGCGCCTGAAGCTGCACGTGTAGGTCCAAACCTGACTAACTTCGGTGAACGTTCACGTGTTGCTGGTGTTCTTGACCATTCTCCAGAGAACCTGAAGAAATGGCTTGAAGACCCAGAAGCTTATAAGCCAGGCAACAAGATGACTGGCAAGTATCCTGAGCTTTCAACTGAAGAACTGGATGCGTTAACTGAATATCTAATGGGCTTGAAAGTCCAGAAATAA
- the ctaD gene encoding cytochrome c oxidase subunit I codes for MSTYAQKKGFGATLWDYLTTVDHKKIAILYLIAGGFFFVLGGLEALFIRIQLAVPNNDFVSAGFYNEILTMHGTTMIFLAAMPLVFAFMNAVMPLQIGARDVAFPFMNSLSFWLFFFGGVFLNLSWFLGGAPDAGWTSYASLSIASETHGIDFYALGLQISGAGTLMGGINFLVTIINMRAPGMTYMRMPMFTWATFVTSALILFAFPPLTVGLFLLIFDRMFGSNFFITANGGNTIIWEHLFWIFGHPEVYILILPAFGIFSEIFAIFSRKRLFGYSSMVFATVLIGFLGFMVWAHHMFTTGLGPIANAIFAVATMAIAVPTGIKIFNWMFTMWGGSIKFTTPMLWAVAFIPSFVAGGVTGVMLASAAADYQYHDSYFVVAHFHYVIVGGVVFALFAGAHLYWPKMFGTMLNETLGKITFWLFLIGFHLTFFIQHFLGLMGMPRRIFTFLPGQGLETGNLISSIGAIFMAVAVVVLLINVIMTQVKNEKVGNDPWGDGRTLEWAIASPPPFYNFKQLPLVRGLDAYWLEKMEGKTEMTPAEPLGDIHMPNNSFIPFVISLGLFIAAFGAMYRAETSWGLLVLILGMAVTLGAMFVRSIKDDHGFHIHKEDLMDDNNDKGVKA; via the coding sequence GTGAGTACCTATGCTCAGAAAAAGGGATTTGGCGCTACATTATGGGACTACCTGACAACGGTTGACCATAAGAAAATCGCAATCCTTTATCTTATCGCTGGCGGATTCTTCTTTGTCCTTGGCGGACTTGAAGCTTTGTTCATCCGTATTCAGCTGGCTGTACCAAACAATGATTTTGTAAGCGCAGGATTCTACAATGAAATCCTGACGATGCATGGAACAACAATGATATTCCTTGCAGCGATGCCACTTGTATTTGCATTTATGAATGCTGTTATGCCACTTCAAATTGGTGCGCGTGACGTTGCGTTCCCGTTCATGAACTCTTTAAGTTTTTGGCTTTTCTTCTTTGGTGGTGTTTTCCTGAACCTTTCATGGTTCCTAGGGGGAGCTCCTGATGCAGGATGGACTTCATATGCATCATTATCTATTGCGTCAGAGACCCATGGTATCGATTTTTATGCACTTGGATTGCAAATTTCCGGTGCTGGTACTTTAATGGGGGGTATTAACTTCCTGGTTACAATCATTAACATGCGTGCTCCGGGAATGACTTACATGCGTATGCCGATGTTTACTTGGGCAACTTTTGTAACATCAGCTCTTATCCTTTTCGCATTCCCTCCATTGACTGTTGGATTGTTCTTACTGATTTTTGACCGTATGTTCGGATCTAATTTCTTTATTACTGCAAATGGCGGTAACACGATTATCTGGGAACACCTTTTCTGGATTTTTGGACACCCAGAAGTTTATATCCTGATTTTGCCGGCTTTCGGTATATTCTCTGAGATTTTTGCCATCTTCTCAAGAAAGCGTCTTTTCGGATATTCATCCATGGTATTCGCAACTGTCCTGATCGGTTTCCTAGGATTCATGGTTTGGGCTCACCATATGTTCACAACAGGTCTTGGACCAATCGCGAATGCAATCTTTGCTGTTGCAACAATGGCGATTGCCGTTCCGACAGGTATCAAAATCTTCAACTGGATGTTTACGATGTGGGGAGGAAGCATCAAGTTCACAACTCCGATGCTTTGGGCGGTAGCCTTCATTCCTTCATTCGTTGCAGGTGGTGTAACTGGTGTCATGCTAGCATCTGCTGCGGCTGACTATCAGTACCACGACAGCTATTTCGTTGTCGCTCACTTCCACTACGTTATTGTTGGCGGGGTAGTTTTCGCTCTATTTGCAGGTGCACACCTGTACTGGCCAAAAATGTTTGGCACAATGTTAAATGAAACTCTTGGTAAAATCACTTTCTGGTTATTCCTGATTGGTTTCCACCTTACATTCTTCATCCAGCATTTCTTGGGATTGATGGGTATGCCACGTCGTATCTTCACATTCCTTCCTGGACAGGGACTTGAAACTGGAAACTTGATCAGTTCTATAGGTGCCATCTTCATGGCAGTAGCAGTAGTAGTTCTTTTAATTAACGTCATCATGACACAAGTTAAAAATGAAAAAGTTGGAAATGATCCATGGGGTGATGGCCGAACACTTGAGTGGGCTATTGCATCTCCGCCGCCATTCTACAACTTCAAACAGCTTCCGCTTGTTCGCGGACTGGATGCTTACTGGCTGGAGAAAATGGAAGGCAAGACGGAGATGACGCCTGCAGAGCCGCTTGGCGATATCCATATGCCGAATAACTCTTTCATTCCTTTTGTTATCTCACTTGGTCTTTTCATTGCAGCATTCGGTGCAATGTACCGTGCAGAAACAAGCTGGGGACTGCTAGTATTGATCCTCGGTATGGCAGTAACTTTAGGAGCAATGTTCGTTCGTTCTATTAAAGATGATCATGGATTCCATATTCATAAAGAAGATTTAATGGATGATAATAACGATAAGGGGGTAAAGGCATAA
- a CDS encoding cytochrome (ubi)quinol oxidase subunit III: MQAEEKFTYETWPAEPEKATLEAKNKFLGFWFFLGGETVLFATLFATYLALKDKVPNADHALAKDIFEIPLAFAATMLLLTSSLTSVYAMYHMKNFNFKKMQLWLGLTVALGAAFLALEIYEFNHYVHQFHHTFTSSAFGSAFYTLVGFHGGHVAFGLLWITTLMVRNSKRGLNLYNAPKFYVASLYWHFIDVVWVFIFTVVYLMGMVG; encoded by the coding sequence ATGCAAGCTGAAGAAAAATTCACATATGAAACATGGCCTGCGGAGCCTGAAAAAGCCACCCTTGAAGCAAAGAACAAATTTTTGGGCTTCTGGTTCTTCCTTGGCGGAGAGACAGTTTTGTTTGCAACTTTGTTTGCAACATACCTGGCATTAAAAGATAAGGTGCCTAATGCAGATCATGCACTGGCCAAGGATATTTTTGAAATTCCGCTTGCTTTTGCAGCGACAATGCTTCTATTAACGAGTTCTTTGACAAGTGTATATGCGATGTATCACATGAAGAACTTTAATTTCAAGAAGATGCAGCTATGGCTCGGGTTGACAGTAGCTTTAGGTGCAGCCTTCCTTGCGCTTGAAATTTATGAATTCAATCACTATGTACATCAGTTCCACCATACCTTCACAAGCAGTGCGTTCGGCTCAGCCTTCTACACGCTTGTTGGTTTCCATGGTGGACACGTGGCATTCGGTTTGCTTTGGATCACCACATTGATGGTCCGTAATTCAAAACGTGGTTTGAATCTGTACAACGCTCCTAAGTTCTACGTAGCCAGCCTATACTGGCACTTCATCGACGTTGTGTGGGTATTCATCTTCACGGTAGTATATCTAATGGGAATGGTGGGATAA
- the ctaF gene encoding cytochrome c oxidase subunit IVB gives MANQQPSSGNPRVDVAYRRKKSAEEMRYQIVSFALMIFLTIVAFVAVGYEGFSGWFTVPFILLLAVVQVIFQLYYFMHMSHKGHEAPSLFLYSGVLVGAITILAFTTIIWW, from the coding sequence ATGGCTAATCAACAACCAAGTTCAGGGAACCCAAGAGTAGACGTCGCGTATCGCCGCAAAAAAAGCGCCGAAGAGATGAGATACCAAATCGTTTCCTTCGCATTAATGATTTTCTTGACAATCGTTGCCTTTGTTGCAGTTGGATATGAAGGATTTTCAGGCTGGTTTACAGTTCCGTTTATCCTTCTGCTTGCCGTAGTTCAGGTAATCTTCCAGCTATACTATTTCATGCATATGAGCCATAAAGGGCATGAAGCACCATCATTATTCCTGTATTCAGGAGTACTTGTAGGAGCCATAACAATCCTGGCTTTCACTACAATTATCTGGTGGTAA
- the ctaG gene encoding cytochrome c oxidase assembly factor CtaG: MLTLDIFGFRALWSPVFFLVMAALLVAYYLIVFKYFDRFKNGVPASRKQAVYFTSAIIVMYIIKGSPVDLMAHITFYMHMIQMAVLYLVVPPLLIFGLPDWLWRSFLSLPVVDSLFRFFTKPLIALIMFNGIFSIYHIPLIFDFVKTDMWLHAGYTSMLFVLAMFMWWPLVNKLEEYQTLSGVKKMGYIFADGVLITPACALIIFADTPMYATFSDPNAWGEALKLCVPPTMLSSLNLSGPETFSSISLLHDQQLGGVIMKVIQEIVYGIFLGYAFFQWFRNEEDRQAEQDAINLASAPQPLK; this comes from the coding sequence ATGCTTACTCTAGATATATTCGGGTTCAGAGCCCTTTGGAGCCCAGTATTTTTTCTGGTGATGGCAGCTCTATTAGTCGCTTATTATCTAATTGTCTTCAAATACTTTGATCGTTTCAAAAATGGTGTACCTGCATCACGCAAACAGGCTGTTTACTTTACATCTGCAATAATTGTGATGTATATCATTAAGGGGTCTCCTGTCGATTTAATGGCCCATATTACGTTTTATATGCATATGATTCAAATGGCTGTCCTTTACCTTGTGGTTCCTCCACTATTGATTTTTGGTCTGCCAGACTGGCTATGGCGGTCATTCCTGTCTCTTCCTGTAGTGGACTCGTTATTTCGTTTCTTTACGAAGCCGCTAATTGCCTTGATCATGTTCAATGGGATATTTTCAATTTACCATATTCCGCTGATTTTTGACTTCGTTAAAACCGATATGTGGCTGCATGCAGGCTATACTTCGATGCTTTTTGTCCTTGCGATGTTCATGTGGTGGCCGCTTGTTAATAAATTGGAAGAATATCAAACATTATCAGGTGTAAAAAAGATGGGATATATCTTTGCAGATGGTGTCTTAATTACTCCAGCCTGTGCATTGATCATCTTTGCAGACACGCCTATGTATGCTACTTTTTCAGACCCAAATGCGTGGGGAGAAGCTTTGAAATTATGTGTCCCGCCAACGATGCTTTCATCCTTGAATCTTAGCGGTCCAGAAACATTCAGTTCAATTTCCCTGCTGCATGACCAGCAGCTCGGTGGGGTTATCATGAAGGTAATCCAGGAAATTGTCTATGGAATCTTCCTTGGATATGCATTCTTCCAATGGTTCCGGAACGAAGAAGACCGACAGGCAGAACAGGATGCAATTAACCTTGCGAGCGCACCACAGCCGCTAAAATAA